In a genomic window of Bacteroidota bacterium:
- the gldF gene encoding gliding motility-associated ABC transporter permease subunit GldF — protein sequence MLSLLKKEIQSFLNSLIGYIVIVVFLLVLNLFLWVFPGDFNILDAGYATIDPLFVIAPWVFMFLIPAVTMRLFADEKKSGTIELLLTYPLSDLQIIFSKYLAGLLLVVFALLPTLVYYFSVSHLGSPPGNIDTGGMWGSYIGLLFLAAAFVSIGIFASSISENQIIAFIIAVFFCFIFHTGFESLSNIAIFQSIQGTIIGFGINEHYLSMSRGVIDTRDVLYFLSLISLFILLTKTNLESRKWQ from the coding sequence ATGCTCTCGTTACTTAAAAAAGAAATACAAAGTTTTTTAAATTCACTAATAGGATACATCGTAATTGTTGTTTTTTTACTTGTATTGAATTTGTTTTTATGGGTATTTCCGGGCGACTTCAATATTTTAGATGCCGGCTATGCTACTATTGATCCCTTGTTTGTGATAGCTCCCTGGGTATTTATGTTTTTAATTCCGGCTGTTACTATGCGCTTGTTTGCCGATGAAAAAAAATCAGGAACCATTGAGCTTTTACTAACTTATCCTTTAAGTGATTTGCAAATAATTTTCTCAAAATATCTTGCTGGGCTATTGTTAGTAGTTTTTGCTTTACTTCCAACCTTGGTATATTATTTTTCGGTTTCTCATTTGGGAAGCCCTCCTGGAAACATTGATACGGGTGGAATGTGGGGCTCTTACATTGGCTTGCTTTTTTTGGCAGCAGCTTTTGTTTCTATAGGAATATTTGCATCAAGCATCTCCGAAAATCAAATTATCGCATTTATCATAGCGGTTTTCTTTTGTTTTATTTTCCATACAGGATTTGAATCTTTAAGTAATATCGCTATTTTTCAATCCATTCAAGGAACCATAATTGGCTTTGGAATTAACGAACATTATTTATCGATGAGTCGCGGAGTTATTGATACGCGGGATGTGCTGTACTTTTTGAGTTTGATCTCACTTTTTATTCTTCTTACCAAAACTAACCTCGAAAGCAGAAAGTGGCAATAA
- a CDS encoding MBL fold metallo-hydrolase, producing MSLFICSLNSGSNGNCYYVGNHTEAVLVDAGLSCKETEKRFDRLNLDIKKVKAIFISHEHIDHISGLEAIARKYRLPVYINQKTMANSGLKLDASLINDFDANAEITVGKLSVGAFPKFHDAADAHSFVVKSGPITIGVFTDIGSVCNQLIHHFKQCNAAFLEANYDEEMLQNGTYPAYLKKRISGKYGHLSNRQALELMQKHKPPFMTHLFLAHLSKENNHPDLVEQLFKQHASHTKIEIASRTKESALFQILPSARSLVKIPINTSKQHQLSLFESI from the coding sequence ATGTCGCTTTTTATATGTTCGTTAAATTCAGGAAGCAATGGAAATTGCTATTATGTTGGCAATCATACTGAAGCTGTGCTTGTTGATGCAGGTTTGAGTTGTAAGGAAACCGAAAAGCGCTTCGACAGGCTCAATTTGGACATCAAAAAAGTGAAAGCAATTTTTATTAGTCACGAGCACATTGATCACATTAGTGGATTGGAGGCTATTGCAAGGAAATACCGGTTGCCGGTGTACATTAACCAAAAAACCATGGCAAATTCTGGTTTGAAGTTGGATGCATCGCTGATAAATGATTTTGATGCGAATGCTGAAATTACGGTGGGAAAATTAAGTGTAGGTGCTTTTCCTAAATTTCACGATGCAGCAGATGCGCATAGTTTTGTTGTTAAATCAGGCCCAATAACAATTGGTGTATTTACTGATATTGGAAGTGTTTGTAACCAGTTGATTCATCATTTTAAACAGTGCAATGCTGCTTTTTTAGAAGCAAATTACGATGAAGAAATGCTCCAAAATGGAACTTATCCTGCCTATCTTAAAAAACGAATAAGTGGTAAGTATGGTCATTTATCAAACCGGCAGGCATTGGAATTAATGCAAAAACACAAACCACCTTTTATGACGCATTTATTTTTAGCCCATTTATCAAAAGAGAACAATCATCCTGATTTGGTGGAGCAACTTTTTAAACAACATGCATCCCATACTAAAATTGAAATAGCAAGCAGAACAAAGGAAAGCGCACTTTTTCAAATTCTTCCTTCAGCGCGTAGCCTTGTTAAAATTCCTATAAATACAAGCAAACAACATCAATTAAGTTTGTTTGAGAGCATCTAA
- a CDS encoding histidine phosphatase family protein translates to MKTLYIVRHAKTEVQQQGQLDFNRALAPRATQDIATINSLLKQHKIGVDAIVCSPALRAISTAQLFASKLDFEISKIEQNSLIYNASLPTLLSVIWKLDDRNNHVFIVGHNPGLTLLSNFLSLPPIPHIPTNKIVCIEFNVKK, encoded by the coding sequence ATGAAAACGCTTTATATAGTTAGACACGCTAAAACCGAAGTACAACAACAGGGGCAATTAGATTTTAACAGAGCACTTGCACCCCGAGCCACACAGGATATTGCTACAATCAATAGTTTATTGAAACAACACAAAATTGGGGTTGATGCAATAGTTTGCAGTCCGGCGCTTAGGGCAATTAGTACAGCTCAATTATTTGCTTCGAAGTTGGATTTTGAAATCTCAAAAATTGAACAAAATTCATTAATCTATAATGCGTCCTTACCCACCTTGCTGAGTGTTATTTGGAAGTTGGATGATCGAAATAATCATGTATTTATTGTTGGTCACAATCCTGGCTTAACCTTGTTGAGTAATTTTTTAAGCCTTCCTCCTATTCCTCATATTCCAACCAATAAAATAGTTTGTATTGAATTTAATGTAAAAAAATAG
- a CDS encoding DUF3575 domain-containing protein, translated as MNKLLKITVLALSALFCSNLQAQEQEKIPVASRFNLKATVGIPTVVSNKALRNSFRGIYDAGLNFQIKLFSGLYTGIHGNYTGLKISNDKIALLNTECRISSGGINIGYEKFASPRVMWYANLAYGYNWLNYYKVECSDTGFVPKKDFIASSIRPMVGFSYYSDDNFSLGMFLSYTYLTNEFDPTAICLQKYSTYRKGDSTGNTSYISIGVVLNLNLRKDLFRSDSSGGDEPEEN; from the coding sequence GTGAACAAGCTTTTAAAAATCACAGTGCTTGCGTTAAGCGCATTGTTTTGCAGTAATTTGCAAGCACAAGAGCAAGAAAAAATTCCGGTTGCTTCACGTTTTAATTTAAAGGCTACTGTCGGTATTCCTACTGTAGTTAGTAATAAGGCTTTGCGCAATAGTTTCAGAGGGATTTACGATGCAGGATTAAATTTTCAGATAAAATTGTTTAGCGGATTGTATACCGGTATACATGGTAATTATACCGGATTAAAAATTTCGAACGATAAAATTGCCTTGCTAAACACCGAATGCCGCATAAGTTCAGGTGGAATAAATATTGGATACGAAAAATTTGCCAGTCCGCGTGTAATGTGGTATGCCAACCTTGCTTATGGATACAATTGGTTGAATTATTATAAAGTTGAATGTTCCGATACTGGCTTTGTTCCTAAAAAGGATTTCATTGCATCGAGCATACGTCCTATGGTGGGATTTAGCTATTATTCAGACGATAATTTTTCCTTGGGAATGTTTTTATCATATACGTATTTGACGAATGAGTTTGATCCAACTGCAATTTGTTTGCAAAAATACAGTACTTACCGAAAAGGCGATTCAACCGGAAATACAAGCTATATATCGATAGGAGTAGTACTTAATTTAAACCTACGAAAGGATTTGTTTAGAAGTGATTCATCAGGCGGTGACGAACCGGAAGAGAATTAA